In Bacteroidota bacterium, a single genomic region encodes these proteins:
- a CDS encoding redoxin domain-containing protein gives MSLKVGDKAPSFSLFSSEKKVVKLEDFEGKNIVLLFFPLAFTSTCTAELCSVRDEISDYNSIGSEVIAISVDSLYTLAKYKEEQKLNFMLISDFNKEVSSAYGSIYELFSSGMKGVSKRSAFVIDKIGIIRYAEVLENASEIPNLSAVKTVLTQLS, from the coding sequence ATGAGTTTAAAAGTAGGTGACAAAGCACCGTCCTTTTCTTTGTTTAGCAGTGAGAAAAAAGTAGTGAAACTGGAAGATTTTGAAGGCAAAAATATTGTTCTTTTGTTTTTCCCATTAGCGTTTACAAGTACCTGCACGGCGGAGCTTTGTTCGGTTAGAGATGAAATCTCGGACTATAACTCAATCGGTTCGGAGGTAATCGCAATTTCGGTGGATAGTTTATATACCCTTGCAAAATATAAGGAGGAACAAAAGCTAAACTTTATGTTGATTTCTGATTTCAACAAAGAAGTTTCGAGCGCTTACGGCTCTATCTATGAATTATTTAGCTCAGGAATGAAGGGTGTTTCAAAACGCTCGGCATTTGTTATCGACAAAATAGGCATTATTCGCTATGCTGAAGTGTTGGAGAATGCGAGCGAAATACCAAACTTATCCGCTGTAAAAACTGTTTTAACTCAATTGAGCTAA
- the typA gene encoding translational GTPase TypA, which translates to MKNLRNIAIIAHVDHGKTTLVDKILHQSKLFRDNQESGDLILDNNDLERERGITILSKNVSVNYNGVKINIIDTPGHSDFGGEVERVLNMADGVILLVDAFEGPMPQTRFVLQKALQIGLKAIVVINKVDKPNCRPDEVHDNVFDLFFNLDATEEQLNFPTIFGSSKQGWMSTDYNKPTTDITALLDCIIENIPEAPVLEGTPQMQITSLDFSSFVGRIAVGRIKRGALRENMPVSLVKRDGSVVKSRIKELFSFEGLGKAKVTEVGCGDICALTGIEGFEIGDTIADFESPEGLPPISIDEPTMSMLFTINNSPFFGKEGKFVTSRHLRDRLFKEIEKNLALRVEETDSADSYLVFGRGILHLSILIETMRREGYELQVGQPQVLIKEIDGVKCEPIEVLTVDVPEPVSGKVIELVSQRKGDMLIMEPKGDMIHMEFAIPSRGIMGLRNKVLTATAGEAIMAHRFKAYEPWKGDINGRISGSLISMEQGTAIAYSIDKLQDRGFFFIDPTEEIYAGQVIGEHTRPDDLAVNITKTKKLTNMRASGTDEKMKIAPAVKFSLEEAMEYIQEDEYVELTPSSIRMRKIILDENERKRKSK; encoded by the coding sequence ATGAAAAACCTTAGAAACATTGCCATTATCGCTCACGTTGACCACGGAAAAACAACACTGGTGGACAAAATTCTTCATCAGTCAAAGCTTTTTCGCGACAACCAAGAGTCTGGAGATTTAATTCTTGACAACAATGACTTGGAACGAGAGCGCGGCATTACTATTCTTTCGAAAAATGTTTCGGTAAACTATAACGGTGTTAAGATTAACATTATTGATACCCCCGGACACAGTGATTTTGGAGGAGAAGTAGAGCGCGTGTTAAACATGGCTGATGGAGTTATATTATTAGTAGATGCATTTGAAGGCCCGATGCCGCAAACTCGTTTTGTGTTGCAAAAAGCCTTGCAAATTGGATTAAAAGCAATTGTGGTAATTAACAAAGTGGATAAGCCAAATTGTCGTCCGGATGAGGTACATGATAATGTATTTGATTTGTTTTTTAATTTGGATGCAACAGAGGAACAATTAAACTTTCCAACCATATTTGGTTCTTCTAAACAAGGTTGGATGAGTACAGATTACAATAAACCTACTACTGATATAACCGCATTACTAGATTGCATTATTGAAAATATTCCTGAAGCTCCTGTTTTAGAAGGGACACCACAAATGCAAATTACCTCTCTTGATTTTTCATCTTTTGTGGGTCGTATTGCAGTAGGTCGTATTAAGCGAGGAGCTTTGCGTGAGAATATGCCGGTTTCATTAGTTAAAAGAGATGGTAGTGTGGTTAAATCACGCATAAAGGAATTATTTTCTTTTGAAGGATTAGGAAAAGCAAAAGTTACAGAGGTAGGTTGTGGAGATATTTGTGCACTTACCGGCATTGAAGGATTTGAAATTGGTGATACTATCGCAGATTTTGAAAGTCCGGAAGGATTGCCTCCTATCAGTATTGATGAGCCAACCATGAGTATGCTTTTTACCATAAACAACTCGCCGTTTTTTGGCAAGGAGGGAAAATTTGTAACTTCTCGTCACTTAAGGGATCGCTTGTTTAAAGAGATTGAAAAAAACTTAGCCTTGAGAGTGGAAGAAACCGACTCGGCAGATTCTTATTTGGTTTTTGGAAGAGGTATTTTGCACTTGTCAATTTTAATTGAAACCATGCGCAGAGAGGGATATGAATTGCAAGTTGGGCAACCGCAAGTATTGATAAAAGAAATAGACGGGGTTAAGTGTGAACCAATTGAGGTATTAACCGTTGACGTTCCCGAACCCGTTTCAGGAAAAGTAATTGAACTAGTAAGCCAACGGAAAGGCGATATGTTGATAATGGAACCCAAGGGCGATATGATTCACATGGAGTTTGCCATTCCTTCTCGCGGAATTATGGGATTACGTAATAAAGTGCTTACTGCAACTGCCGGAGAAGCGATAATGGCGCACCGCTTTAAAGCCTACGAACCTTGGAAAGGGGATATTAATGGTCGAATTTCCGGTTCATTGATATCGATGGAACAAGGCACTGCAATTGCTTATTCCATTGACAAATTGCAGGACAGAGGTTTCTTTTTTATCGATCCAACTGAGGAAATATATGCAGGTCAAGTGATTGGTGAACACACACGTCCGGATGATTTGGCGGTGAATATCACCAAAACCAAAAAGTTAACTAACATGCGCGCCAGTGGAACTGATGAGAAAATGAAAATAGCTCCTGCAGTGAAATTTTCTTTGGAAGAAGCCATGGAATATATTCAAGAAGACGAATATGTTGAATTAACTCCATCTTCCATTCGCATGCGAAAAATTATTTTAGATGAGAATGAACGCAAACGTAAATCAAAATAA